Part of the Drosophila pseudoobscura strain MV-25-SWS-2005 chromosome 2, UCI_Dpse_MV25, whole genome shotgun sequence genome, AAGAGAGTGAAGTTCTCGCAAGATGCTAGCCAAGCCATAGCCATCAATGCTGATCTGCAGAATGTATATGTGACTGGAGCTGGCCAAGCAGTGATCAAGGAGGCCAGGTAGGATCTACTACTGCTTCATCTACTGGTGAAATGTTAATCCAAGCAAACGTATACTCTTTAGTTTTGACCCCAAACACTACGTGATGAAGGCTTTGGTCTTCGTTCCGAAGCTCCGTTTCCAGTTCGACTACAAACTCAAAGGCCATGTAGTTGCCCTGAACCTCAATGGCCGTGGCAGCGGCTACTTTGAAGCTGGTAAGACTAGTTAGCCAACTGTAAGACCATCTTTAAGCTTATTCCAATCCGCAGAGAAAGCCTTGCTGTACCTGGAAATGGCGGGCAGGCCACGCGTCACACCCGAGGGGGGTTTCGCGGATGTGGACAGTCTGAAAATCTCCTTCCGTGATATCAAGCAATTCCACATCCAGCTGCAAAATCTTTTCGGGGGCAACAAGCCCCTGGAGGACAGTGCCCACACGCTTTTCAACGAGAACTGGCGGGAGTTCTACGAGGTGCTACGTCCTGCTGCCGAGCAAACTGTCGGAGGCGTACTCCTCGATCGCATGAAAAAGACGTTCGCCTATGTTCCAGCCAGCTACTTCATCAAAGACTTCCACTGAGGGAATACTACGCTAGAATTAATGTAACATTATAATAATACGAGTACCTACACAGTAATATAATTCTCACTTTTAATAATATTGTAACCGGCGGTTAGGACAGGAAATAGATGAAATTAAACACACAACCAGATGCATTTAGCCCCGGCTTCGTGCTCAAACTAAATGGCTGTAAGCTGCTACCAAATGAGTTTGTGTGTCGCCCAGTT contains:
- the LOC6897068 gene encoding uncharacterized protein translates to MLEKIAKFLIILVVLTATANGSKYLAQKPDFLTPCVVGDPSINSCLAQNLQALFHQWKDGIPGYNALGSLDPLHIKRVKFSQDASQAIAINADLQNVYVTGAGQAVIKEASFDPKHYVMKALVFVPKLRFQFDYKLKGHVVALNLNGRGSGYFEAEKALLYLEMAGRPRVTPEGGFADVDSLKISFRDIKQFHIQLQNLFGGNKPLEDSAHTLFNENWREFYEVLRPAAEQTVGGVLLDRMKKTFAYVPASYFIKDFH